One Acidobacteriota bacterium DNA segment encodes these proteins:
- a CDS encoding acyl-CoA dehydrogenase family protein produces the protein MTETIKNSELEAERESMEVAEAAREKEWKQPSFLRELFLGRFRLGLVHPFPRTDQERPEFTAFFARLKTFLENEVDSAAIDATGEYPQSLIDGLKQMGAFGLKIPREYGGLGFSQVEYSRVMELLGSADGSVSALLSAHQSIGVPQPLKIFGSTELKQKYLPRCAAGAITAFALTEDSVGSDPANLDTTAERADDDSHYIINGEKLWCTNGTIADLLVVMAKHPDTNRISAFVVEADSPGVTVEHRCHFMGLRALANGVISFTNVRVPKENLIGKEGAGLKIALTTLNTGRLSLPAGSAGSTKRCLEICRKWAAERVQWGFPIGKHEAIAHKLSDMAATTFAMEAISDLVSEMADRGGYDIRLEAAAAKEWNTVQGWRLIDETMQIRGGRGYETVQSLADRGEAPIDVERLMRDSRINTIFEGSSEIMHLFMAREAVDKHLQVSGAMIDPKKSLGQKLKALPGIALFYATWYPTRWLGWGRWPRYAEFGPLARHLRFINRSARKLSRQVFHGMVVHGPKLQRKQAFLFRIVDVANELMAMSAAISRAQSMRQSGSADAESATRLVEFFCRASRRRVKDYFRGMWRNDDACQTRLAREVLRGNYAWMENDIVSAASTPAEKSDEAAEVGEPV, from the coding sequence ATGACCGAGACGATCAAGAACAGCGAACTCGAGGCCGAGCGGGAATCCATGGAGGTCGCCGAGGCGGCCCGTGAGAAAGAGTGGAAGCAACCCAGCTTTCTCCGTGAGCTGTTCCTCGGTCGGTTTCGTCTGGGACTCGTTCATCCGTTCCCCAGGACCGATCAGGAGCGCCCGGAGTTCACCGCGTTCTTCGCTCGGTTGAAGACGTTCCTCGAGAACGAGGTCGACTCGGCGGCCATCGATGCGACGGGCGAGTATCCGCAGTCCCTGATCGACGGGCTCAAGCAGATGGGTGCATTCGGACTGAAGATCCCCCGTGAATACGGTGGGTTGGGATTCAGCCAGGTCGAGTACTCCCGGGTGATGGAGTTGCTCGGTAGCGCCGACGGATCGGTATCGGCTCTCCTCTCGGCACACCAGTCCATCGGCGTGCCGCAGCCCCTGAAGATCTTCGGGTCGACCGAGTTAAAGCAGAAGTACTTGCCGCGTTGTGCCGCCGGGGCGATCACGGCGTTCGCCCTGACCGAGGACAGCGTGGGTTCGGATCCCGCCAATCTCGACACCACCGCAGAGAGAGCGGACGACGACAGCCATTACATCATCAACGGTGAGAAGCTCTGGTGCACCAACGGGACCATCGCCGATCTGCTGGTCGTGATGGCCAAGCACCCCGATACGAACCGGATCAGCGCGTTCGTCGTCGAGGCGGACAGCCCCGGAGTGACTGTCGAACATCGATGTCATTTCATGGGACTTCGCGCACTCGCCAATGGCGTGATCTCGTTCACCAATGTCCGCGTGCCGAAAGAGAACCTGATCGGAAAAGAGGGGGCCGGGCTCAAGATCGCCCTGACCACGTTGAACACCGGTCGTCTCTCGTTGCCGGCGGGCTCTGCGGGTTCCACAAAACGCTGTCTCGAGATTTGCAGGAAATGGGCCGCCGAGCGTGTCCAGTGGGGCTTCCCCATCGGCAAGCACGAGGCGATCGCTCATAAGCTGTCGGACATGGCGGCGACGACCTTCGCGATGGAAGCGATCTCCGACCTGGTCAGCGAGATGGCGGACCGCGGCGGGTACGACATCCGATTGGAGGCGGCGGCCGCGAAAGAATGGAACACCGTTCAGGGTTGGCGGCTGATCGACGAGACGATGCAGATTCGTGGCGGTCGCGGCTACGAGACGGTGCAGTCGTTGGCGGATCGAGGCGAGGCCCCGATCGATGTCGAGCGGCTCATGCGTGATAGTCGGATCAACACGATCTTCGAGGGTTCCAGCGAGATCATGCATCTATTCATGGCTCGCGAGGCCGTGGATAAGCACCTGCAGGTCTCCGGCGCGATGATCGACCCGAAGAAGAGCCTTGGGCAGAAGTTGAAGGCGTTGCCGGGAATCGCCCTGTTCTACGCCACCTGGTACCCGACTCGTTGGCTTGGATGGGGACGTTGGCCACGCTACGCAGAATTCGGACCCCTGGCCCGTCATCTGCGGTTTATCAACCGGAGCGCCCGTAAGCTCTCCCGTCAGGTCTTCCACGGGATGGTCGTGCACGGCCCCAAACTTCAGCGAAAGCAGGCGTTCCTGTTCCGGATCGTCGATGTGGCCAACGAACTCATGGCGATGTCGGCGGCCATTTCCCGGGCCCAGTCGATGCGGCAGTCGGGTAGTGCCGATGCGGAGTCTGCGACACGGCTGGTGGAGTTCTTCTGCCGTGCCTCGAGGCGGCGGGTCAAGGACTACTTCCGGGGCATGTGGCGCAACGACGACGCCTGCCAGACTCGTCTGGCCCGAGAGGTCTTGCGCGGCAACTACGCCTGGATGGAGAATGACATCGTCTCCGCAGCAAGCACGCCGGCGGAGAAGTCGGACGAGGCGGCCGAAGTAGGCGAACCCGTCTAG